DNA from Nocardioides seonyuensis:
CCCCGGGTCGACCTGGCCGCAGAGCAGTCGCTGGCCGCCCTCCTGCAGGACGCCTCCCGGGACTCGTTGGTGACGAGCGCCCACGACCTCTCCGACGGCGGCCTGGCGCAGGCCCTGGCCGAGGCCACCTTCCGACGCGGCATCGGCGCCCGGGTGATGCTCTCCAAGGTCGCCGGCGGCGACCCGTTCGTGGCCCTCTTCTCCGAGTCGACCGCCCGGTGCCTGGTCACGGTGCCGGAGGACCGGGCCGGTGAGCTGCTCGCCCTCGTCCACCGCCACGGCGTACCCGCCACCGGCATCGGCCGCACCGGCGGCGACTCGATCACGGTGGACGGCCAGTTCGAGCTCCCTGTTGCTGAGGCGAAGGCCGCCTGGCAGGCGACCCTGCCTGCCGCACTCGGCTCCTGACCCCCATGACCGTCGTCGCGCTGGCCAGTGCCACCCTGCTCGACGCAGTCGGTCACGTGCCCGGGGCCGACCTCGTCGTGTGGGACGGGACGACCCCGCCCGACCGGGCCGACGAGGTCGAGCTGGTCGTGGCGCCCTACAGCACCGCCGGACTGCCAGACCTCGCGGGCCTGCCTCGGTTGAAGGCGGTCCAGATCCAGTCCGCGGGCTACGACGGGATGATCGCCCAGCTGCCGCCCGGGGTGGTGCTGTGCAACGCCACCGGCGTGCACGACGACGCCACCGCGGAGCTGGCCCTCGGCCTCACGATCGCGAGCCTCCGCGGCATCGACATCGCCGTGCGCAACGTCGGCCACTGGGAGCGGGACCTGCGCCGCAGGTCCCTGGCCGACAGCCACGTGCTGGTGCTGGGCTACGGCTCGATCGGCCGCGCCGTGGCCACCCGCATGCTCGCCTGCAGGGCGACCGTCACCGGGGTGGCCAGCCGGGCACGCCCTGACGACCTCCTCGGCGAGGTGCACGGGCCCGACGTGCTGCCCGGCCTGCTGCCCACCGTCGACGTGGTCGTCGTGGTGCTGCCCCTCACCGAGGCGACCCGGCACAGCGTCGACGACCCGTTCCTCGCGCAGCTTCCCGACGGCGCGCTCGTGGTGAACGTGGGGCGCGGCCCGCTCCTCGACACCGACGCGGTGCTCGCCCACGCCGGCCGGCTGGCCTTCGCCCTCGACGTCACCGACCCCGAGCCCCTGCCCGAGGAGCACCCGCTCTGGCGGGCGCCCGGGGTGCTGATCACCCCGCACATCGCGGGCGGCACCACCGCGATGCTCCCCCGGATGGCGGCCCTGGCTCGCGACCAGGTCGAGCGCTTCGTCGCCGGTCGCGACCTGCGCAACGTCGTGCACCGCCCCGCCTGAGCCCGCTGCTGGATCCCCGGCCGACCGGTGATCCTCACGCTTCGCGACCGCTGCAACGGTCGCAAACCCGCAGAATCACCGGCCGGCCGGGGATCCCGACTCGCGACCTCAGCTGGAGCGGCGCATCGCCCGCACCCCGACGACGAGGCCGAGCGCAGCGACCACCGCGGCGCCGGCGAACCCGGCCGCGACGGTGTCGGCCGGGTAGGTCCCGGCGAAGAGCGCGCGGACGGCTTCGACGACGTACGTCATCGGGTTGAGGTCGGAGGCCACCTGCAGCCAGCGCGGAGCTCCCTCGATCGGGAGCAGCACCCCGGCCAGCAGCAGGACCGGGAAGAGCAGCGTCTGCTGGACGGTCCAGAACATCCAGTCCTGTCCCTTCGACGCGAGCGCCAGGGCGAAGGACAGCGCGCCCACGCCGATGCTGAAGAGCCCGAGGATCGCGGCTCCCACGAGGACGCCGAGCGGGTGCAGGTCGAAGCTGAACGGCGTCACCACCGCGAGGATGATGACGACCTGCATCAGCATCGGGACGACCTCCTTCAGCGCCCGGCCCACGAGCAGGGCGGGTCGCCGAAGCGGTGAGACGAGCTGGCGCTCGTGGGACCCGGTCTGCATCTCCTCCATCAGGTTGGCGCCGGTGAAGGAGGCCCCCATCAGGCAGGTCATCGCCACGATGCCGGGTACGAACCACTGGAGCGCGGACCCCGACGACCCGGCCGCCAGGTCGGGCAGCAGCGGTGCGAAGAGGCCGAGGAAGACGAGCGGCTGGATCATCGCGAAGATGACCGCCATCGGCTCGCGCCACACCGGCTTGAGCTCGCGGTTCATGACGTTGAGGGTGTCGGCGACGAAGCCGGGACGACGTACGGCGGAACCGTCGCTCGTCGGAGCGGACGTCGCCGTGGGTGTGCTCATGGTCGTGGTGCTCATGCTGCGACCTCGCTCTCGGATGCGGTCTGGGAATCGGGCTGATCGGTGGTCTCGGACTCGCGCAGGCTGCGCCCGGTGAGGTCGAGGAAGACGTCGTCGAGGGTGGGCCGCCGCACCTCGAGCCTGGCGACCGGGACTCCGGCCGCGGCGAGGTCGCCGACCAGCTCCGCGACGAGCTCGGAGCCGGCGGCGACGCGGAGGCTGACCTCGTCACCTTCCACCTCGACCCGCGACCCGTCGAGGCGTGACGCCCGGGCCGCCGCTGCCCCGGCCGCTTCGGGCGAGCTGAAGCCGAGGCGCACCAGGTCGCCGAGCCCGGACTTGAGCCGGTGGGCCGTGTCGTCGGCGATCATCCGCCCGTGGTCGACGACGATGACGCGGTCGGCGAGGGCGTCGGCCTCCTCCAGGTAGTGGGTGGTCAGCACGACCGTGCTGCCGGTCTCGGAGTGCAGCTGCCGCACGAGCTCTTGCAGGTTGGCGCGGTTCTGCGGGTCGAGGCCCGTGGACGGCTCGTCGAGGAAGAGCACCCGGGGCAGGTGCACCAGCCCCATCGCGATGTCGAGGCGCCGCCGCTGCCCGCCGGACAGGGTGGACACCTTCCGGTCCGCGACTGCCCCGAGGTCGAGGCTGTCCACGAGCTCGGCGGCGCGGGCGCGGGCCGCCGTACGCGACAGGCCGTAGGCCCGGCCCTGGCTGATGAGCTCGTCCCGGCCGCGCTGCTGGTGGCCGGCGCCGTTGCCCTGCCCGACGTAGCCGATGGCGCCGCGCACCTCTCGCTGGCCGGTGACCACGTCGTGCCCGGCCACGGTCGCCGAGCCGGAGGTCGGCTGGATGAGGGTCGTGAGCATGCGCAGGGTCGTCGACTTGCCTGCTCCGTTGGGGCCGAGGAAGGCGACGAGCTCGCCCTGCCCGATCTCCAAGTCGAGGCCGCGGACGGCCTCGACGGTCTGCTTGCGCGTCGTGAAGTGGCGGGTCAGGCCACGGGTCACGATCGCTGGTCCGGTGTGGTGTGTTCGTGTCATGTGGACGACGCTAGGGAGCAATGCGGTCAGTTCCTGTCCGCATTGGGAACTATCTTGAGGACATGAGCACGAGCGAGCGGATGCTGCGGCTGCTGTCGCTGCTCCAGACCCACCGTTACTGGCCGGGACCCGAGCTGTCCGGGCGCCTCGAGGTGAGCCCCCGGACCCTGCGTCGCGACGTCGACCGGCTGCGCGACCTCGGCTACCAGGTCGACGCCGTCCGCGGTGCTGCCGGCGGCTACCAGCTGCGGGCAGGGGGCTCGCTCCCCCCGCTGCTTCTGGAGGACGAGGAGGCCGTCGCGGTCGCGGTCGGCCTGCGCACCGCGGCAGCCAGCGCCGTCGCCGGGGTCGACGACTGGTCGGTGCAGGCGCTGTCGAAGGTGCTCGCGCTGATGCCGCCCCGGCTGCGCCGGCAGATGGACGCGGTCGCCTCGCAGACGGAGGCGCCGGGCCCGTGGGAGGGCGCTCCGGTGTTCGACGCCAGCGTCCTCACGACGCTGGCGCAGGCCTGTCGCGACAGCGAGGGCGTGCGGTTCGACTACACCGCACGCGAGAGCGAGACCACCCACCGTCGCGTCGAGCCGCTGCGCCTCGTCTCCCTCGGCCGCCGGTGGTACCTCGTCGCGTGGGATCGCGACCGCCTCGACTGGCGCAGCTTCCGGCTCGATCGCATCGAGTCGCCCGAGCCGACCGGCCAGCGGTTCCGTCCTCGTGACCTGCCTGCCGACGACGCGCTCTCCTTCGTCCGTGACGGCATCCGGCGGATGCCCCAGCGGTACGCCGTGCGCGTGCGGGTGGCGATGCCGGTCGACGAGCTGGCCCGCCAGGTCGGTCGCTGGGGGGACGTCACTCCTGACGGCGGGGGCTGCGTCCTGGAGATGAACGTCGACTCCCTCGACTGGCCCGTCATGGTCCTCGCCGGCACCGGCGCGGAGTTCGTCGTGGAGTCACCGCCCGAGCTGGTCGAGTGTGTCGCCGAGGTCGGTCGGCGGTTCGGCCGGTCAGGCGACCGCCACGACCTCGAGGCCTGACGCCGTCTCCGGCCACTCCGAGGGTCGTGGCACCGACCTGATCGACCGGCTGGCCGTGAGTAGGACCGCCAGCAGCGCGGCCGCGGCGACCAGCGCCGTCATCGTGGTGGTGCCGCCGTGGTGCTCGAGGAGCCAGCCGCCGAGCAGCGGCGCAAGCGGCATCACCGACATCGAGACGAACTGGCTCGTCGAGGCCACCCGGCCCTGCAGGTGGTCCGGGGTGAGGGCCATCCGGTAGGAGCTGATGCCGGCGTTGCCGACCGGGTTGAGCAGCAGCAGGAAGAACGTGGACGCGCACGCGGCCCAGGGGCTGGCGTACCAGATGAGGGGCACCAACGGCAGACAGCACATCCAGCCGATCGTCACGGTCAGGAGGCCCGTCGGCATCCGGTGGATGAGCGAGGGGGCCAGAGCGGCGCCGATGATGCCGCCGACCCCGGCCGCGGTCGACACCAACCCGATCTGCGCAGCCGGCACCCCGTCCTGCACCATCCGCAGGATCACCACGAAGAAGATCGCGTTGGTCACCAGGTTGGCCAGGGCCGCCCAGGCGAGGAGGGTGCGGAAGAACGGGCGGGCCCACATGAAGGCGAAGCCCTCCCGCAGCTGGGTGCGCAACGGCTCCCGGCGGCGGTGTGGTGCCGAGAGGTCGGTGCGGACGCGGCTGACGGTCGCGCAGGCGATGGCGAAGGTGATCGCGTCCACGGCGAACGGCAGCCACCGGGTGACGGCGTACAGCGCGCCGCCGAGAGGGCCACCGACCAGCGAGGCGACGTGCTGGCGGGCCTGGTTCTGGCTCAGGGCGGTGGGGAGGTCCTCGGTGCTCACCACGGATCGGATCGCCGAGGTCTGCGCCGGGTTGAACGCGCCGGCCGCGACCCCGCTGACGAGCGCGACAGCCACCAGGTGGGGAAGCGTCAGCGAGCCGAGCGCTCCCGCGACGGCGAGGGAGGTGTAGGCCGCGCAGCCGGTCCCGCTGGCGACCAGCATGATCCGACGGCGGTCGAGCCGGTCGGCGAGCACCCCGGCGGGGAGCAACATCGCGCACAGCCCGCCGAGGTAGGCCGCCTCGACGAGGGCAGCGACGACGGCCGAGCCGCTCAGGGCGTAGCCGATCAGGGGGAAGACGAACATCGACAGGGCGCTGCCGAGCTCGCTGACGGTGTCGCCGACCCAGAGGACGGTGAAGTCGCGGTTGCGCGAGAGCTGTCGGTAGCCGGGCATATGCGCAACATATATTGCGCAATTACTAGTGCGCAATAGTTCGTGCGCATTTCGCTACGATGAGTCCATGGCCGACCAGAAGCGCGTCAACGACCCGCGCGTGCTGCGCGCGCTCGCCCATCCGGTGCGCGGGCGGATCATGGACCAGATCGAGGCGTCGGGGCCCGTGCGCGCCGCCGACATGGCGCGCGAGCTCGACATCCCCGCCAACCAGGCCAGCTTCCACCTCCGCCAGCTCGCCAAGTACGGACTGGTCGAGGAGGCGCCCGAGGAGGCGCGGGACAAGCGGGACCGGGTCTGGCGGGCAGCGTCCTCGGC
Protein-coding regions in this window:
- a CDS encoding NAD(P)-dependent oxidoreductase yields the protein MTVVALASATLLDAVGHVPGADLVVWDGTTPPDRADEVELVVAPYSTAGLPDLAGLPRLKAVQIQSAGYDGMIAQLPPGVVLCNATGVHDDATAELALGLTIASLRGIDIAVRNVGHWERDLRRRSLADSHVLVLGYGSIGRAVATRMLACRATVTGVASRARPDDLLGEVHGPDVLPGLLPTVDVVVVVLPLTEATRHSVDDPFLAQLPDGALVVNVGRGPLLDTDAVLAHAGRLAFALDVTDPEPLPEEHPLWRAPGVLITPHIAGGTTAMLPRMAALARDQVERFVAGRDLRNVVHRPA
- a CDS encoding ABC transporter permease, producing the protein MSTTTMSTPTATSAPTSDGSAVRRPGFVADTLNVMNRELKPVWREPMAVIFAMIQPLVFLGLFAPLLPDLAAGSSGSALQWFVPGIVAMTCLMGASFTGANLMEEMQTGSHERQLVSPLRRPALLVGRALKEVVPMLMQVVIILAVVTPFSFDLHPLGVLVGAAILGLFSIGVGALSFALALASKGQDWMFWTVQQTLLFPVLLLAGVLLPIEGAPRWLQVASDLNPMTYVVEAVRALFAGTYPADTVAAGFAGAAVVAALGLVVGVRAMRRSS
- a CDS encoding ATP-binding cassette domain-containing protein; amino-acid sequence: MTRTHHTGPAIVTRGLTRHFTTRKQTVEAVRGLDLEIGQGELVAFLGPNGAGKSTTLRMLTTLIQPTSGSATVAGHDVVTGQREVRGAIGYVGQGNGAGHQQRGRDELISQGRAYGLSRTAARARAAELVDSLDLGAVADRKVSTLSGGQRRRLDIAMGLVHLPRVLFLDEPSTGLDPQNRANLQELVRQLHSETGSTVVLTTHYLEEADALADRVIVVDHGRMIADDTAHRLKSGLGDLVRLGFSSPEAAGAAAARASRLDGSRVEVEGDEVSLRVAAGSELVAELVGDLAAAGVPVARLEVRRPTLDDVFLDLTGRSLRESETTDQPDSQTASESEVAA
- a CDS encoding helix-turn-helix transcriptional regulator yields the protein MSTSERMLRLLSLLQTHRYWPGPELSGRLEVSPRTLRRDVDRLRDLGYQVDAVRGAAGGYQLRAGGSLPPLLLEDEEAVAVAVGLRTAAASAVAGVDDWSVQALSKVLALMPPRLRRQMDAVASQTEAPGPWEGAPVFDASVLTTLAQACRDSEGVRFDYTARESETTHRRVEPLRLVSLGRRWYLVAWDRDRLDWRSFRLDRIESPEPTGQRFRPRDLPADDALSFVRDGIRRMPQRYAVRVRVAMPVDELARQVGRWGDVTPDGGGCVLEMNVDSLDWPVMVLAGTGAEFVVESPPELVECVAEVGRRFGRSGDRHDLEA
- a CDS encoding MFS transporter; protein product: MPGYRQLSRNRDFTVLWVGDTVSELGSALSMFVFPLIGYALSGSAVVAALVEAAYLGGLCAMLLPAGVLADRLDRRRIMLVASGTGCAAYTSLAVAGALGSLTLPHLVAVALVSGVAAGAFNPAQTSAIRSVVSTEDLPTALSQNQARQHVASLVGGPLGGALYAVTRWLPFAVDAITFAIACATVSRVRTDLSAPHRRREPLRTQLREGFAFMWARPFFRTLLAWAALANLVTNAIFFVVILRMVQDGVPAAQIGLVSTAAGVGGIIGAALAPSLIHRMPTGLLTVTIGWMCCLPLVPLIWYASPWAACASTFFLLLLNPVGNAGISSYRMALTPDHLQGRVASTSQFVSMSVMPLAPLLGGWLLEHHGGTTTMTALVAAAALLAVLLTASRSIRSVPRPSEWPETASGLEVVAVA